GTAGCATCGGTGCCTTGCGCGATCATCGTAGGGATACCTTGAGCATCAACTAAATTAATTCTAAAATTGTCGAACAACCCTGCGGCTAGCGCAACCCCCACGGCTGTAAAATTTTGATCGCGAGGTGGGGCATCTTGCACATAAACCAGCTTGGTCGTGTTATCAAAGCCGGCTTGTTCATCAATCGACTTTTCATCTACATCAAAATCATTGGCCAAGGCCAATTTAACCGAGGTGTTAAAATTATTTTGATTGGTAATACGATATTCTAAAATAATAAAATCGTCGCCAGGTGAATCGCTTGAATAGGAATATTGCTGCACCAAAATGTTTTGATTGTTAGGGTGATAGCTTACCGGAGTGAGTGGGCTAATCGAACTTGCCCCCAAGTAATCAATCCCCGAATGCCCTAGCGGTGAACTGTCAAACAAATCGATCCCCGAACCATTAACGAAATCATCATCTCCCACCCCATCATCCACTCCTACTCCATCAAACAATAATAAGGTGCCACGGGCCGATTGATTCACCCCATTAAAATTTAAATAATAACTTAAACCAACGCCACCATGGCTGCCCCCATCATCATCCACAAATAACCATTGGCCGGTTTCACTGCCAAAGGGTTGAAATATCCCTTCGGCATGTAAAAAGCCGTTAAGCAAAATAAAAAATAATATGGGGAAAATAAGAAAAGATTTTTTTACCATGGCACCCTCGTTATGACAGACTTCTTGCAAAACCGTCATGAGCGGTTCAAGGGCAAGGCGCGGGGGTCCCAAAAAACCGGAGCGTATATTTATACGTGAGGATTTTTTGGGTACGCAACGCAGCCATTGAATCGCGCAATAGGTTTTGCAAGAAGTCTAATTACTTTTTTATAAAGAGGGTGATAGGTTTAGTCAAGAAACTAACGCCGCTTCCTAAAGGAAATTAGCCCTAAGATGCTGAATCCTAGTAAAGAGGCATAACCCAAAACAGAACCTAGGGGCAAAACCAACGCGGTTGACAAACTGCAAGAGCGGCCTTCAATGACTAAGGGGATAGAACTGGTCGCACTCGTTGCTGTTTGAGGTGGCGTAGGTTCGGCTGGAGTTGTTGGAGTTGGTGCGGGTGGTGTAGGGGTTACAGCCGGTGGTGTTGTTGGAGTAGGCGTGGGTGTAGTTGTAATCGTACCCGTCGGAGTCGGAGTTGGTATTGGAGTAGGCGTATAAGTCGGTGGATAAGATGGCGAAGGGCTCGCGCAAGCCGAAGTACAAAGGCTTTGAGCCTTGGCCGGCAAGGCGATCAATAAACCGCTAACAAAAGCCCCTACGATTAGCATGCTTCCCAAAATCTTCATTCTCTTCATAATCCAACCTTTCTTATTGATTCCTGTCCTTCTGGCGTAATAGCCCTAGTCACCCATATCATAAAAACGCAATAGGTTTCTCATGAACTTTTGGCAAAAACTCCCCCAACCCATCCTAGGCCTTGCCCCCATGGATGGCGTCACCGACGCGGCCTTCCGCTACATCACGGCAAAATACGGCAAACCCGACGTTATTTTTACGGAATTTGTCAGTATTGATGGTCTCGCCCATAGTGTCCCTCGTTTATTGCGCGATTTTCTTTATTCTGAAATCGAGCGGCCTATTGTGGCTCAAATCTATGGCAACGACCCTAAAATTTTTTATGAAATCGCGATCATGGTTTGCGAATTGGGTTTTGATGGCTTGGATATTAACATGGGGTGCCCAGCTAAATCAGTGGCTGCACGTGGTTGCGGGGCAGGCCTGATTCGCACCCCTGAGCTCGCTAAAACTATCATCCGAACCTGTAAGCAGGGAATCACCGATTGGGTTAACGGAAAAAGTTTGCGAACTTTAAGTTTTAAACCCAAGATGCTCGCCGCTTTAGACGAAATGAAATCTGGGCACCCTTTGCCAACTACCCGCAAAGCTATTCCTGTTTCTTTAAAAACTCGCATTGGTTACGATAAAGTGATTATCACCGATTGGGTGCAGCATTTGTTAGAGGCAGAACCAGTCGCCATCTCCATTCATGGTCGCACCCTCAAACAAATGTACCAAGGCCAAGCCGATTGGGAAGCCATTGCTCAAGCCGCCGAGATTATCAAAAAAACCTCAACGCTTGCACTGGGTAACGGCGATATCCAAACCCTAGATGAAGCCAAAAAACGCATCCTTGAAA
The window above is part of the Deltaproteobacteria bacterium genome. Proteins encoded here:
- a CDS encoding tRNA-dihydrouridine synthase, with protein sequence MNFWQKLPQPILGLAPMDGVTDAAFRYITAKYGKPDVIFTEFVSIDGLAHSVPRLLRDFLYSEIERPIVAQIYGNDPKIFYEIAIMVCELGFDGLDINMGCPAKSVAARGCGAGLIRTPELAKTIIRTCKQGITDWVNGKSLRTLSFKPKMLAALDEMKSGHPLPTTRKAIPVSLKTRIGYDKVIITDWVQHLLEAEPVAISIHGRTLKQMYQGQADWEAIAQAAEIIKKTSTLALGNGDIQTLDEAKKRILETGVHGVLLGRSVMGNPWIFNRSNPEPNPQAIFEVLLDHAKYYEQVRGKDRFFEMRKHMGWYARGFPFAKELRSQLFTSNTSQEVEQIVASFL